CTGGGAGTTGCAAAGAGATATGAACGGCTGCAAGGGAGGGGCACACTTGAGGGGGCAtgcagcaggagcagccgCAACAGCCCCAGCAACAAGTGAAATATTCGCCGCCACTAAAGCaagataccaaaaaaaaacagaaaaaatttaaacccataaaaatgttttgaccGACGACAAGCGTCGATCGGGTGTTCTTGGGAACGTGATGCGCATCTTGATGACAGTAAGAGACCAGACTGCAGCCCGAATTGATGGCCCTTATAGGGTCAGGGACGCAGGGCAGTGATGGCCCACCACCACCTTATCCTTTTTTTGTACCATCCAGCCAACCTGGGCTTTTAAATTCCGGATGCTGTGCATCAGCCATTCGTAAGATGGTACTGCCACTGCTCGATTGCTAAGTGAAACAATGCCAAAGCCCGTAATTGCGCTATAAATCAATGTCTGCTCCACATTTTATCCGTCAGGTACTCAGGTACTCTGCTGACAAGATACAATTTAACGCAATTGGCTGGGTTACCATTTCCATTTGAAGGCTATTATAAATAACTGAAATTTGTTTGCGTCAGGCGGTGGAgcttattttaaaacaaaacatggACTGTTTCATCAGCATGATCCACCGAACAGGTTGTAGTTTAAGTTAAGACAGAAATATCAATTCGAAATAAGTAATGACTAATAATGATGAAACTAAATGACCTGGCCAGACAATTCAAATGGCTGGCCATGTTAACAGATTCAAAAATATGACCCAACCCGATTTTCTTCTATAAAAAGTACAAGTTCCCAGAATAGCCGAGCGTTTGTTGAAAAATTCGGCCAGTTTTATTTACTTCTGGCGAGTTTTTTATGCCGCATAGTTCTGTGCTAATTATGTGATGAAATTTACTACTTTTTTGGCATCCTGTGGCTGcttcccttttttttctgcgTTATTTGAGTTTGGCGCAGAAATGTTTACGCATAGGCCTGATTAATAACTCCCACAGTTTGGCAAAAAGAGCAAAAGTTCGAGGAAGGGGAAAGTTGCATGTTTCTAGTCCGAGTAGTACACATTTCCCTGTGCCGTCTGAAGAGCCTATTAGTTATAAGTGAATACAACTTGAAGTCAAGCAGCTTGTTGCAATCTCGAACCGAATGAGTTGGGCAAATAGGCAAATAGAAAATTGCCAATGTTTGGAGAGGGGTATGTGGGTGGGATCGGGTACGGGTACGGGTACGGGATCGAGACCTTACAGTCGCGACAGCTACATTATGATGCCTCTAATTAGCTTCGCTGCTGTGTGTTGATGCTCTTGTGGCAAAGactattgctgctgctgctgttgctgctgcacttCAAGTGGCTGGTGCAACATTGgccataaaaatttgtttacatGTCGAACATTGCATTTTGTCAGCTAGTGAAATTTATGGGTCAGTAAGTTGCCGAAGTGAAACGCAGAAAATCTTGTCGTGGAAACTCTTTCCCTTTTCTGGCAGCCCCCCCAACGACTCTGTCTTTGACTGCGCTTAAACTGTGCATTCTGTTTGCTCATTTGCTCTGCTCGTTGGCCAAATGCGTGgcaaatatttcattaggcATTTGTGCAAACTTTGTTGTGCCTTTTAGCCCCGAAACGCTGCAACTTTGTAGGCAGACCCATAACCCTTCGGTGTTTGTGTGCTGCAACTGTCAAGGGACAAAACTGTTGCATAATCTCACTCAGTGCTCAGTGCTCCGCTTTCGGTAAACACTCCAGGGCAAAGGCACTCACTCACTATGCGtgtgtttattattttcactACTCAATTAagttaaattaattttgaaattgATAATTGCTTGGCTGGGCTGGGCTGCCAGTCAAaatggcagcagcagccatcTCCTGCTATGAAGCaactccagcagcagcatcacccttgcagcaacagcatccTCTATATGGAGGATGTCGCTCCCACTCTGTGTGCGTTGCTTTatgcaaatgcaattaaaatttcaacaaTGCAAACATTTACTTCCGTTGCAACAAATGTCGTCGAGCTAGCCGCCCTCTGCCTTGCCAAACCCGCATCTTCATAGAGTcatcaccatcatcatcatcagctcCAGCTTCGACAGCttccaacagcaacagaaacatGAAGATGAACATTTACCTGGCCACACCTCAGCCACAATTTGGCGTTTTGCATTAGTCTGTATTTGTCTTGCGATAATTGTATGACTATGTAATTGTATTTAAACAAACGTGAGCGTGTATGTCACACATTTGCACTTATCCTTCCGTCTAATGAGATGTATCTCTGCCTAATTGCTGGTGAGGCACTCCAGTCACGCACAAAGCACTAGTAACACTACTAGATTTGACTACCAGATATAAAACACATGTTTAATATTCTATTTGGAGTATAAAATTGGCATGCTTTGATGTATAAAGCTCTAATCCAGatctaataataaaataataccctctgcaagggtataatgatcTGCTGTAACTTAAGTTCCACTCTTGAGGAGAGGATGTAGAAGATCAGTGTTGTGTTTCCCGATTCGGGACTACTTTTGCAATTAAATCAGAGGCATTTGCAGAAAGCCGGCCCTCTGCTGAAATTCCAGCATTGCCTGGGTTTCGTTTTTTACAATGaacataaaaaactaaaggGGGCAGTGAAGTCAAACGACTGCAGCTGGCTAGTGGGGGCCATGGGCATTCCATCTTCATTTCATCAAAGGGCCCGGGACCAGCAGAGGCAGCTGTGGCATGCAGCATGCAGATATTGCATGCCTCGCCTTTTGATTAAAGCTTTGCCCTTAATCAATTGGCATGGGAACGCCTTGAAGACCGGGATAGAATGGGATGGCTGGGGGAGATACCCGGTGGGTGCAAGTCAGAGGATGAGTCatgtaaacaaataaaatgccGGCCTCCGTGGTCAGGTGTGAAATTTGGCCAGAATTTATTTGTATTGCTCGGAGCATTGTTTGGATTTCAAGTTCCTTGAAACTGAAAAACATACACATATTTTTTGGTTAGCTTGAGATTCCTTTTTGTTTGGCATAAAGATTAGCCGTAATATGTTTTCGGTCTTGAGTTTGGCGGCTAAGTGCACGCACTTGTGGAGTAAGTGCCGCAGatagtgttgttgttgcagctcATTAGCAGACCAGGCGCTTTATTTACGACGGTCATTGCAACATTCTACCCCAGAATGCATCGCGATGCATGGCAGGCATTTGAAAGCAATTACACGATCATGAATATCTCTAGCCTGCTGGATGCTGGAGACTGGAGGAGACGGGAGATGCAAGCGGAGTGCGCCATTAGAGAGTGAGAGTGAGTGCATCTGTGGCCTGGATTTGCATCCATGCCAGCAATGCTACTTGTTCAAGTTGACTGATAATCGCCGCAATTGTAGGGCTAAGTGAAAGGGTGGCCGCCTCGCTACCAGAGCTCCCAGAGCTCTCTCCGCATCTATGCAGTGATTGGCGCtgccttttaaaaaaatattatcacCGCTTAACGCTGCTTCCCAAATGCCATTGTAATGCCACTGGCAGACAATGAACAATGGGCGGCCATTGTCGGGCAGCTAAGGCGTTCCGATTGCTGGCCAGAAAGGCAACAGCGATCCGTTAATTGGCTTTGAGACGGCTGCTTTGATACAGCCAAGTCCTTGCCACTTTGGCTGGGCCAGGGAGAAACCGGGTCAGACCACTGGTGGCATTAGCTTCCGACGAATTTAGCATTTCCTCCGTTTGTTTGACATTTATGCGGTGGTGGCGGTCGGTGGTTCACATGACATGTGTAACTTATTTGACGATTGCGCCAACTGTTTGTGCTCGTGTCACGTGGCATCCGCCGCATGTGGCAATAACAATGTTTTTTGGCCCCCTCCTCACCATGGGCCAAATCCCAAATCCGGCTGTGTTCTTAGAGTTATGCTGGCATTTCCCTTTAAAGTCAAAGCTTATTTATTGTTGTAAGTGGAATGGCTAAGGTATAGGAAGCTGTATTAGACATTCATTGTGCTTCTTTATAGCCCCTATTTTAGGCAatttctcccacagtgcctaTATCCACTTTATATCGCTCTGATTCGGGCCTGAACTAGCCGGGAGATTTTGCGTAATCAGCAGCCGCCGCCGCGTATGAAATCGAAATCAAGAAATACTCTTGCGGTTTCTGTCGCTTCAGCAGTTTCCTTGGAACTGCCCAATTAATACGGCTGGTCCTGGTTTTTGGCAGGGGTCCTGGTCGCAGCATCCTTCTTGCATGACGCAATAACGGAGGAGGCGACCGGGTGACGCCGCCCCCGGTCCCTTGACAGAGCCCCCTCCGAAAAAGAAAACTCAATGGACTGTGAAATGTGTGCCGTTGTCGGTTGTCGGTTGCCGTTGTCCTTGCCAAAGCAATAGGTGTCCTGGCATTGGTTTCAAAAGGGAAATGCGCTCAaattgcattaaaatgccAACACAGAAGCATAAAAATTATGGCCACACTTGGCGCCCGGCCCCCGGCACTGAGGCTGTCATAAGCAGCACGCCTGCTGTGGCAAGGACCAAGGATGTTGGGGACACTGGTGCTGGGTGCTGGATGCTGGATGCTGTCGAGGAAGCCAGGAGGCGAGCGCCATCAGTCGGAGGCGTCCAAGCGTAACGAAACGAAGACTCCCTGCACGCAGCGTCAGAAATTAAATTGGCAAGCCCCCAACAACGGATGCAGCACTGCACGGACTGCAATGTTCCCTGCAACATTGAACGCCTTTGACATATTCACGCAACTTGTCCTCGGGCAGGGCGTCCTCCTTGGCCTCGCCGGGCAAAGTTAAGAAGCGAACCGACGACGCGGCGTCGGATTGTCTGCGGCATAATCATATATTCTCTGGCGCGGTACTTATTATTTGCTTGTTCTCCGCTTTGggttttgtccttttttcagatttttctcctttttttttggcaaatcgGCAGGAAGTGCTGCTAAATTATGTCTTGTTTATGTGGCATTGCATATTTATGGTCCGTGCGGCGGcgcataataaaaaaattcttacCGAAGAAATTGCAGATTCTTCCTTGACCAAGTCCCACTCTTGCCGCCTCAAATCCACCAACCAACCCATTGTCCCCAACCACTGGATTAGCCGCAAAAACAAGTTCAATGTTTGCTTGCTCTGGCTAGTGGGCATAAACAAGTTCATCATGCTGTCGCCGCGAAGCCCTACAAAACTTTGTTTGTGCCCCTTCGCTGGACGCGGTCTGGCCTGGTCTGGGGTCTGGTTTGAGAAAGTCCCACTCCAATTAGCGTCCCCTCGCCATATCCTCCCGCTGCTTGTCCAGCCTGTTGATTCTTTTTAATGAGTCTGAGCACTCGTGTGTCCAAGCATGCGGCAAAGTCAACAAATATCTGCAACAAGTCAACACGTGACTCCGGTCCCATGATTTTAATGAATGGCCCAGTTGTCCGAGAATAAGGTGGCGTTTAATTAAACCATCTCCATTGCTCTTCCTTTTCAGCTCAACTGCCTTGGTAGCATTCATTGTACTGGCCGGCATCCACGACTCCCAGAGCAGACACGTAAGTATGACGGTCTGTAGAGCGGATCAGCGTCTTACCCTTTGGTTTCCATTTCAGCAAGGATTCCGACAGAAAAGACAATATGGTGCGAACATGTACTTACCGGAGAGTTCCGTAACGCCCGGCGGAGAAGGCGATGATCCCAGCGAGTGGTCCGACTGGAGCTCCCCCTCCGACTGCTCCCGTACCTGTGGCGGAGGTGTCTCCTACCAGACTAGAGAGTGCCTGCGAAGGGAGTAAGTTATCAAATCTCATTCTTTAAATTCGATATCATTCTAACGAACTTGCACCTGTATCTATTCCAACAGCCATTATGGAGAGGCAATCTGCAGTGGCGGCAACCGTCGTTACTACTCCTGCAACACGCAGGACTGTCCGGAGCAGGATCCCGACTTCCGTGCCCTCCAGTGTTCGCGCTTCGATGACCAGCCCTTCGATGATATCTACCACGAGTGGGTGCCGTACACAAACGCGCCCAATCCTTGTGAGCTGAACTGCATGCCCAAGGGCGAGCGCTTCTACTACCGCCAGAAAGAGAAGGTAGTGGATGGCACCCGGTGTAACGACAAGGATCTGGACGTGTGCGTGGATGGCCAGTGTATGCCCGTGGGCTGCGACATGATGCTGGGAAGCGACGCCAAGGAGGACAAGTGTCGCAAGTGTGGCGGTGACGGCAGTACCTGCAAAACCATTCGCAACACTTTCACCACCAAGGACCTTGCTCCAGGATACAATgatctgctgctgttgccgcaAGGAGCCACTAACATCCGTGTCGAGGAGACGGCGCCCTCCAGCAACTACTTGGCCTGCCGCAACCACAGCGGCCACTACTACCTGAACGGTGACTGGCGCATCGACTTCCCGCGACCAATGCTCTTCGCCAACTCCTGGTGGAACTATCAGCGCAAGCCCATGGGCTTTGCGGCTCCCGACCAGCTAACTTGCAGCGGTCCCATCTCGGAGAGCATCTTCATTGTAATGCTGGTTCAGGAGAAGAACGTAAGCATCGACTACGAGTACAGCATCCCGGAATCTCTGAGCCATTCTGAACCGGACACGCACACGTGGACCCATCTGGAGTTCAGCCCCTGCACTGCCAAGTGTGGTGGTGGCACTCAGCGACGTGGTGTTACCTGCAACAACCGCCTTACCCTAGCAGAGGTTAATCCCTCTCTGTGCGATGCCAAATCCAAGCCTGTTGAAGAGCAAGCTTGTGGAACGGAACCCTGTGCCCCTCACTGGGTGGAGGGAGAGTGGACCAAGTGTTCCAAGGGCTGTGGATCCGATGGCTCCCAGAACAGAACAGTAACTTGTGAACGAATTTCCTCCAGCGGGTAAGAAGTGtagataattttatttaaaaaacaaaactaaaataaaactttcttAGTGAACACACCGTTGAAGACGATGCCGTTTGCCTGAAGGAAGTCGGAAACAAGCCAGCCACGATCAAGGAATGTAATCGGGACATCAAGAACTGCCCCAAGTACCATCTGGGACCCTGGACACCGTGTGATAAGCTCTGCGGTGACGGCAAACAAACAAGGAAGGTCACCTGCTACATCAAGGAGGACGGACGCAAACGCGTTCTGCCCGATGAGGACTGCGTTGAAGACAAGCCAGAGGAGGAGAAGACCTGCCTGTTGGCGCCTTGTGAGGGCGTTGATTGGATCATCTCGCAGTGGAGTGGAGTAAGTCGACTATTAATGGTTTTAGTTATTCAATGCTTAGCTCTATTTTTCTGCAGTGCAATGCTTGTGGGCAAAACACTGAGACTCGCACAGCTATTTGTGGCAACAAGGATGGAAAGGAGTATCCCGAAAAGTTCTGTGAGCCCGAAGTGCCCTCCCTTACCCGACCCTGCACGGCGCCCAAGTGCCAGGCCCAGTGGTTCTCGTCCGAGTGGAGCAAGTGCTCCGCCGCCTGCGGAAAGGGAGCCAAATCTCGTATTGTCATATGTGGAGAGTTCGATGGAAAAACTGTAACTCCAGCCTCTGATGATTCCAAATGTGACAAAGCAACCAAGCCCGAATCCGAGCAGGAGTGTGAAGGTGAAGAGAAGGAATGTCCTGGAGAATGGTTCACCGGACCTTGGGGAGAATGCAGCAAGTCATGTGGTGGCGGTGAACGGGTTCGTGAAGTCCTCTGCCTATCAAATGGAACCAAGTCGTTGACCTGCGACGAATCGAAGCTCGAATCTCTCTCTGAAAAATGTAATACCGAAGCGTGCAATGAGGATGAGATCCTGCCCCTGACCAGCACTGACAAACCTATCGAGGATGATGAGGAGGAGTGCGATGAGGATGGTATCGAACTGGTTATTGATAGCTTGTCAGATGATTTACAGACCTCCGAAGGTGTCGATTTAGATGGCGAGGCAAAGACGGAAACTACAATTGAGGCTGAAGAGCTGATGTTGAGTGACAGTCCTTCGACGCCTGACGACGAGTCTTCCTCAACAGGAAGCACGGTTGAGGGCTCTGGAGACGACTCCGAATCAACGACAGACAGCGGAATTTCTACTGAAGGAAGCGGTGATGACGAAGACACTTCTGAATCCAGCTCAGATGCATCAACCGATGTGTCCAGCTCAACAGACAGCGTTTCCAGCTCCAGCGAATCAAGCGATGCAACCTCTGAAGCAACCTCTGAAGGCTCCTCTGTTTCCGATTCTAGCGGATCTACTGATGGATCCTCGGAGGGATCTACAGATGTATCGGAGGGCTCAACGGAAGCATCTGCCTCCTCCTCTACCGATGTTTCTGGCAGTACAGATGCCACGGGTGGATCTACAGACTCATCATCGGTTGGCTCAACGGACGTCTACGACTCCGACTCTACTGATGTTTCTGGCTCCACGGATGTCACTGAATCCACGGTTGCTTCAAGCGACTCTTCTGACCAGACATCAGATAAGGCTGAATCCTCTACTGAGGCATCTGCTTCCTCCGCCTTTGATTCTACTGAGGCTAATGACAGTTCCACTGACTCATCTAGCTCTACCGATAGTTCCAAGAGCACATCAGATTCATCTACGGACTCCACAGAATCCACCTCCGATAACACCACACCAACTACACCCGAATCGTCCACTGACTCGACAGAGTCTTCAACTGATGTTTCTTCCTCATCCGAGTCCTCGACAAGCAGTGAAGCATCGACCGAATCTAGTGTTAGCTCTTCCGATTCTACTGCTGCGGAGACTAGTGAAGCATCCAGCGATGGAGACACGACTGAAGCAAATACTAGTGAGTCCACATCCGATTCAGGTGCAACTGACACCAGTGATGGATCTAGCGACGGATCTAGTGACACAACGACTGAAGTGGGCAGCACGGATACCGGCTCCACTGATGGCTCTAGTGACGGCTCAACCGACAGTGCCAGCTCCGATGGTTCTTCAGTGTCTACCGAAGCGTCTAAATCTTCAAGCCTCGGCTCAACAGAAAGCACTGAAGCTGGCGCCAGCGAGGGCTCGACCACAGAGGGCAGCACAGGATCGACAGATGTTTCCGACTCCACAACTGCCGGTTCATCGTCTGCCACCGATCTCACAAGCTCCTCAGAAGCCACTGATTCTTCAGCTTCCACGGATTCCGTTTCCACAGACTCAACGCAGAGCACTGAAAGTGATGGTACTGATGAAACCACCGAAAGTGGTCCTACTGAAGAGAGTTCTTCCGAAGGATCCACCGACAGCACAACAGAAGGATCAACTGATAGCTCGTTGTCTACAGATGGCAGCAGCAGTACTACCGACATTTGGAGCTCAACCGACAAGGATGAGGACGAGACCAGCACTCCTTACTCCTTTGAGACCACGGTCAGCAAGGGCTCGACTCGCAAATGCAAGCCGAAAACAAAGAGCTGCGTCAAATCGAAGTATGGATGCTGTCCAGATGGCAAATCCACTCCCAAAGGACCCTTCGACGAGGGATGCCCCATTGCCAAGACTTGTGCCGATACCAAGTTCGGATGCTGTCTGGATGGAGTGTCTCCTGCCAAGGGCAAGAACAACAAGGGCTGCCCCAAGTCCCAGTGCGCCGAAAGTCTCTTCGGATGTTGTCCCGATAAGTTCACTGCTGCCGAAGGTGAGGACAATGAGGGATGTCCCGAGACAACCACTGTTGCAACCACAACCACAACCGAGGAATCGAAACCAGAGGAAACCACCGAAACCGAGATTGAAGGCTCTGGAGCACCGGAACAGGAAATTGTCCAGAAGTCTTGCTCATTCGGCAAATACGGATGCTGCCCTGACGCAAAGACTCCAGCCACAGGCGAAAACTTCGAAGGATGTGAACAGCCAAAGACACCCGAGGGCTGCAGTGCCTCCGAACATGGTTGCTGCCCAGATGGGCGCACCGCTGCCAGAGGTCCCAATGGCCAGGGTTGTGCTCCCTGCACCTCAGAACGCTTTGGTTGCTGCCCAGACAACGAAACTCCTGCCCACGGTCCCAACAGAGAAGGCTGCTGCTTGTCCAGCCCCCATGGCTGCTGTCCCGACAACGTTTTGGCTGCCCGAGGACCCAACTTTGAAGGCTGCGAGTGCCACTACACGCCCTACGGTTGCTGTCCGGACAAAAAGACTGCCGCCCATGGTTACAACCAGGAGGGCTGCCCATGCGAAACGACCCAGCACGGCTGCTGTCCCGACAAGATCACCGCCGCCAAGGGACCCAAGTTCGAGGGCTGCCCCTGCGAGGCCACCCAGTTTGGCTGCTGCCCCGACGGCATCACCTTCGCCAAGGGACCTCACCACCATGGTTGCCACTGCACCCAGACGGAATTCAAGTGCTGCGAGGACGAAAAGACCCCTGCCAAGGGACCAAACTTCGAAGGCTGCACCTGCTTGGAGAGCAAGTTCGGCTGCTGCCCCGACGGAGTCAGCAAGGCGACGGACGAGAAGTTTGGAGGCTGCGAAAATGTCCAGGAGCCGCCGCAGAAGGCCTGTGGGCTCGCCAAGGAAACTGGAACTGGCGGAAACTTCAGTGTCAAGTACTACTTCGATACTGCCTATGGAGGCTGTGCTCGGTTCTGGTATGGTGGCCGCGATGGCAACGCAAATCGGTTCGAGAGCGAGGCCGAGTGCAAGGAGACCTGCCAGGAATACAGTGGCCCACACATCTGCCTGCTGCCCAAGAGCTCTGGACCCTGTTCAGGCTTTAGCAAGAAATGGTACTTCGATGAGGAGCGCAACCGGTGCGAGGAGTTCCAATATGGAGGCTGCTACGGCACCAACAACCGATTTGACAGCTTGGAACAGTGTCAGAATAAATGTGCTGTCAGCGAGAGCCTTCGTAAGAATTTTTACTCCAAAAAAAGAggacttttaattttattaaaaaatatatatacttacaGCCACCTGCGAGCAGCCCGTGGAGAGCGGACCTTGCAACGGAAACTTTGAACGATGGTTCTATGACAACCAAACCGACATCTGCCGACCCTTCACCTACGGAGGCTGCAAGGGCAACAAGAACAACTACCCGACGGAGCACGCTTGCAACTACAACTGCCGCCAGCCGGGCGTGCTCAAAGGTTTGAGATCAGATTTACTTTGTTGTGTTTTCTTTTACTGGGTTTTGGGTTTAGTTATCAGATAAGTCTTGCCTAAGGTTTTAAGTAGTTTTAAGCTTAAACTTGAATCTTTATCCTGGTTAACGGTATGTTATTCCCGCACTCTCCTTTTCCTTCCAAAATGCTTGGTTACTTGGTTTATTGTATGCGCATGATTGCTTGTTACTTGTTATGCTGACCACCTGACTCCACCACCCGCACCTGCCTCCAACTCTACACCTGTCTCCTCCTGCACCTTTATCCTTCGTCCCCCAAAAGAGCACTGCTCGCTGCCTAAGCAAACTGGTGATTGCAGCGAACGCCTCGCCAAGTGGCACTTCTCCGAGAGCGAGAAGCGCTGCGTGCCCTTCTACTACACTGGTTGTGGTGGCAACAAGAACAACTTCCCCACCTTGGAGTCCTGCGAGGACCATTGCCCCCGGCAAGTTGGTAAGCTTTCAATGTTGTCTGCCCAAGCGGCTGCTTTCAATGTGTCCACCATTGTCCTTGAACACCCTCCTATACTGAACCTCTGCCTCCCCCAACCCCTACAGCCAAGGACATCTGCGAGATCCCAGCCGAGGTGGGCGAGTGCGCCAACTACGAGGCCGCCTGGTACTATGACACAGGCGATCAGAGCTGCCGTCAGTTCTACTACGGAGGCTGTGGAGGCAACGAGAATCGCTTCACCAGCGAAGAGGCCTGTCTGGCTCGCTGTGAGCGCAAACCTGAGCCGACTACCACTCCCCAACCAGCTCCCAGCAGCTTGCACATCTGCGACGAAGCCGTCGACGCTGGCAGCGATAGCAATTGGAAACTTAGATGGTACTTTGAGCGATCTAGTGGGGCTTGCCGTCAATTCTATTATGGCGGTTCTGGCGGCAATGGCAATCGCTTCGAAACGGAGTCAGAATGCCAGGAGAAATGCAACagacagcaggagcagcaacagccAGCTCCAGCCCCGGCCCCATCCAGAGAGCCTCCGCCACCGGCAGCTCCGGCCCAGTGCGAACAGCCCGCTGCTCCTGGTGAGTGCGGTGACTGGGTGCTCAAGTGGAACTACAACTCAACGGAGGGACGCTGCCAGCAGTTCTACTACGGCGGCTGTGGCGGCAACGATAACCGTTTTGATTCTGAGGAGGATTGTTCCGCTCGTTGTAGCAGCTCTCCAACCATAGACACAAGATTTGGTGAATCTGAGCCGGATACGTCCAAGTGTTTCCTCAACGCAGAGCCCGGCAATTGCTATGATAACGCGACCCGCTGGTTCTACAACAGCCAGGAGGGACTCTGCGACGAATTCGTGTTCACCGGTTGTGGAGGCAACGCCAATAACTACGCCAGCGAAGAGGAGTGCCAGGAACAGTGCCACGATGCCCAGACCACATGCTCGCTGCCGCCGGTCCGAGGTCGTTGTGACGATCTCTCCCGACGGTGGTACTTTGACGAGCGCAGCGGACGCTGCCACGAGTTTGAGTTCACTGGATGCCGCGGCAACCGCAACAATTTCTTCTCGGAACAGGAGTGTCTTGGCTACTGTAATCCGGGAGCGCAGCCTGTGGAGCccccagcaccagcaccgGTAAGTTCATCAGTGTCTTCAATTAAGAATTCATATTAATATGATCACCGTTTTCACATGCCTCCAGACCTACTCAGTGTGCACTCTGGCCCCAGAGGCTGGTGAGTGCGATAACATCACCACTGCCTGGTTCTACGACAACGAGCAGATGGCCTGCACAGCCTTCTCGTACAGTGGATGCGGTGGAAACGGAAACCGCTTCGAGACCCGCGACCAGTGCGAGCGGCAATGCGGCGAGTTCAAGGGAGTGGGTAAGTGTGGCGAATTCGGGATGGGGGGGTTTAGGTGTTTCAGGTGATTTAATGTTTCGCGTTAGACGTTTGCAATGAGCCGGTGACGACGGGTCCGTGCACTCAGTGGCAGACCAAGTACTTCTTCAACCGCCAGAC
The Drosophila bipectinata strain 14024-0381.07 chromosome 3R, DbipHiC1v2, whole genome shotgun sequence DNA segment above includes these coding regions:
- the Ppn gene encoding papilin isoform X6 → MDLSRRLCSTALVAFIVLAGIHDSQSRHQGFRQKRQYGANMYLPESSVTPGGEGDDPSEWSDWSSPSDCSRTCGGGVSYQTRECLRRDHYGEAICSGGNRRYYSCNTQDCPEQDPDFRALQCSRFDDQPFDDIYHEWVPYTNAPNPCELNCMPKGERFYYRQKEKVVDGTRCNDKDLDVCVDGQCMPVGCDMMLGSDAKEDKCRKCGGDGSTCKTIRNTFTTKDLAPGYNDLLLLPQGATNIRVEETAPSSNYLACRNHSGHYYLNGDWRIDFPRPMLFANSWWNYQRKPMGFAAPDQLTCSGPISESIFIVMLVQEKNVSIDYEYSIPESLSHSEPDTHTWTHLEFSPCTAKCGGGTQRRGVTCNNRLTLAEVNPSLCDAKSKPVEEQACGTEPCAPHWVEGEWTKCSKGCGSDGSQNRTVTCERISSSGEHTVEDDAVCLKEVGNKPATIKECNRDIKNCPKYHLGPWTPCDKLCGDGKQTRKVTCYIKEDGRKRVLPDEDCVEDKPEEEKTCLLAPCEGVDWIISQWSGCNACGQNTETRTAICGNKDGKEYPEKFCEPEVPSLTRPCTAPKCQAQWFSSEWSKCSAACGKGAKSRIVICGEFDGKTVTPASDDSKCDKATKPESEQECEGEEKECPGEWFTGPWGECSKSCGGGERVREVLCLSNGTKSLTCDESKLESLSEKCNTEACNEDEILPLTSTDKPIEDDEEECDEDGIELVIDSLSDDLQTSEGVDLDGEAKTETTIEAEELMLSDSPSTPDDESSSTGSTVEGSGDDSESTTDSGISTEGSGDDEDTSESSSDASTDVSSSTDSVSSSSESSDATSEATSEGSSVSDSSGSTDGSSEGSTDVSEGSTEASASSSTDVSGSTDATGGSTDSSSVGSTDVYDSDSTDVSGSTDVTESTVASSDSSDQTSDKAESSTEASASSAFDSTEANDSSTDSSSSTDSSKSTSDSSTDSTESTSDNTTPTTPESSTDSTESSTDVSSSSESSTSSEASTESSVSSSDSTAAETSEASSDGDTTEANTSESTSDSGATDTSDGSSDGSSDTTTEVGSTDTGSTDGSSDGSTDSASSDGSSVSTEASKSSSLGSTESTEAGASEGSTTEGSTGSTDVSDSTTAGSSSATDLTSSSEATDSSASTDSVSTDSTQSTESDGTDETTESGPTEESSSEGSTDSTTEGSTDSSLSTDGSSSTTDIWSSTDKDEDETSTPYSFETTVSKGSTRKCKPKTKSCVKSKYGCCPDGKSTPKGPFDEGCPIAKTCADTKFGCCLDGVSPAKGKNNKGCPKSQCAESLFGCCPDKFTAAEGEDNEGCPETTTVATTTTTEESKPEETTETEIEGSGAPEQEIVQKSCSFGKYGCCPDAKTPATGENFEGCEQPKTPEGCSASEHGCCPDGRTAARGPNGQGCAPCTSERFGCCPDNETPAHGPNREGCCLSSPHGCCPDNVLAARGPNFEGCECHYTPYGCCPDKKTAAHGYNQEGCPCETTQHGCCPDKITAAKGPKFEGCPCEATQFGCCPDGITFAKGPHHHGCHCTQTEFKCCEDEKTPAKGPNFEGCTCLESKFGCCPDGVSKATDEKFGGCENVQEPPQKACGLAKETGTGGNFSVKYYFDTAYGGCARFWYGGRDGNANRFESEAECKETCQEYSGPHICLLPKSSGPCSGFSKKWYFDEERNRCEEFQYGGCYGTNNRFDSLEQCQNKCAVSESLPTCEQPVESGPCNGNFERWFYDNQTDICRPFTYGGCKGNKNNYPTEHACNYNCRQPGVLKALLAA